One Roseimaritima multifibrata DNA window includes the following coding sequences:
- a CDS encoding arylsulfatase, giving the protein MPTLTSRSIGLFVFACLWAFASYPVSLQAADRPNVVIVITDDQGYGDLSCHGNPILKTPNVDQLYSEAVRLTDYHVSPTCSPTRSAFLTGHWTNRTGVWHTIMGRSMLRENEVTMGKVFQDAGYATGMFGKWHLGDNYPYRPEDRGYGEVLRHGGGGVGQTPDYWDNAYFDGSYWHNGTPTPVKGFCTDVFFDYAKKFIKTQKEAGKPFLAYVATNAPHGPMHAPEDSSRPYADQSVNLANFYGMIANIDDNVGKLRAFLDEEELTDNTIFIFTTDNGSSSGWKTFNAGMRAGKGSEYDGGHRVPFFLHWPAGNLDTGRDVETITAHVDVLPTLISMCDIASPKDVQFDGTDISTLIEGNATDWPDRILVTDSQRVKDPIQWRKSSVMTDRWRLINGKELYDIDQDPGQQKDIAAEHPQVVQRLTDFYESWWHELLPTFAQETSIYLGHPRDNPARLTSHDWITTRMTPWNQQQVRQAMNGPANTGFWNVLVHEAGEYQIRLRRWPEENGSAIQSALPPGADVPGVKPYRAAQGKAIAATKAGIQIGDQQQQQAIPPDTAEVVFNIQLPAGKTRFEATFETADGTKFGAYYAYVERLPTATK; this is encoded by the coding sequence ATGCCAACACTAACGTCCCGCTCTATTGGCTTATTCGTTTTCGCGTGCCTGTGGGCATTTGCGTCCTATCCCGTTTCTTTGCAGGCGGCCGACCGCCCCAACGTAGTCATTGTGATCACGGACGACCAAGGCTATGGCGACCTCTCTTGCCATGGGAATCCGATCCTCAAAACACCTAACGTGGACCAGCTTTATTCCGAAGCGGTTCGGTTGACCGACTACCACGTTTCTCCCACCTGCTCGCCAACACGCAGCGCATTCCTGACAGGCCACTGGACCAATCGCACCGGAGTCTGGCACACGATCATGGGGCGATCGATGCTCCGCGAAAACGAAGTCACAATGGGCAAGGTCTTTCAGGACGCTGGCTATGCAACGGGAATGTTCGGCAAGTGGCACCTCGGGGACAACTACCCGTATCGCCCTGAAGACCGCGGATATGGCGAGGTCCTCCGCCACGGTGGAGGTGGAGTCGGGCAGACGCCCGATTACTGGGACAACGCCTATTTCGATGGCAGCTATTGGCACAACGGGACCCCCACCCCGGTCAAAGGATTCTGCACCGATGTCTTTTTCGATTACGCGAAAAAATTTATTAAGACTCAAAAAGAGGCAGGCAAACCGTTCTTAGCGTACGTCGCAACCAACGCCCCGCACGGTCCAATGCATGCTCCTGAAGATTCAAGTCGCCCCTACGCGGACCAATCGGTCAACTTGGCCAATTTCTATGGCATGATCGCCAACATCGATGACAACGTCGGAAAACTGCGTGCCTTCTTGGACGAAGAAGAATTGACGGACAACACGATCTTCATTTTCACAACCGACAACGGTTCGTCATCGGGATGGAAAACGTTCAACGCAGGAATGCGTGCGGGCAAAGGAAGCGAATACGATGGCGGGCATCGGGTTCCATTTTTCCTCCACTGGCCCGCCGGCAATCTGGACACCGGTCGCGATGTCGAAACGATCACCGCTCACGTCGACGTGCTGCCAACTCTGATTTCAATGTGCGATATCGCTTCCCCAAAAGACGTTCAATTTGATGGAACCGACATCAGCACGCTGATCGAGGGAAATGCAACCGACTGGCCCGACCGAATCCTGGTCACCGATTCCCAGCGAGTCAAAGATCCGATCCAGTGGCGTAAAAGCAGCGTCATGACCGATCGCTGGCGTTTGATCAACGGCAAAGAACTATACGACATCGACCAAGACCCTGGGCAGCAAAAGGACATTGCAGCCGAACACCCGCAAGTCGTCCAGCGGCTTACCGATTTCTACGAATCATGGTGGCATGAATTGCTGCCAACGTTCGCTCAGGAAACTTCGATCTACCTAGGCCATCCACGCGACAATCCCGCCCGCCTGACGTCCCACGACTGGATCACCACGCGGATGACTCCATGGAACCAGCAGCAGGTTCGGCAGGCGATGAACGGCCCTGCGAACACTGGATTCTGGAATGTACTGGTCCACGAAGCGGGCGAATATCAAATTCGTCTTCGCCGTTGGCCTGAGGAAAACGGCAGCGCCATCCAAAGTGCGTTGCCGCCCGGAGCCGACGTGCCGGGTGTTAAACCGTACCGGGCGGCACAAGGCAAAGCGATCGCAGCGACCAAAGCTGGCATCCAAATCGGCGACCAACAGCAACAACAAGCCATTCCCCCAGACACGGCCGAAGTCGTTTTCAACATTCAACTACCCGCCGGAAAGACTCGCTTTGAGGCGACGTTCGAAACAGCGGACGGCACCAAATTCGGAGCCTACTACGCCTATGTTGAACGATTGCCAACCGCCACTAAATAA
- a CDS encoding aminotransferase class III-fold pyridoxal phosphate-dependent enzyme produces the protein MTVTASDSLQAEKLRADPRVLEAKRLLQEALAEHGAPLTEVRPPRESLLAGYEAMLKRLETSRGGKPIWPYLASGIGNGPWVELADGSVKLDMIGGIGVHGAGHSHPAILDAAVDAAIEDTLMQGNLQQHPPGMVLSERLLEWAVQPNSQQESAALDHCMLSTSGAMANENALKIALHHAAPADRVIAFENAFAGRSLAMAAITDRPNYRQGLPLALQVDYLPFLDPADPVGSQQRAVDELKRLLNRHPGRYGAFWAEPFAGEGGYYSGSHDFLMALCRPLKEAGVPIIFDEVQAFSRLSRPYAFQHYGLESMVDIVTVGKITQVCATLYGEAFKPKGPILSQTFTGASASIAAGLTMLDQLQQANCFGEDGANMQRHRYFAAALEGLAKKYPGKISGPFGEGMMIAFTPGDGQFETAKALLDTLYTEGLLGFICGAQPTRIRFLPPPAIATNEHIDQACQILDRVLAKGEAE, from the coding sequence GTGACAGTGACTGCATCCGATTCACTTCAGGCCGAAAAATTACGTGCCGACCCTCGAGTTCTTGAAGCCAAGCGTTTGTTGCAAGAGGCTTTGGCTGAACATGGAGCTCCGCTGACCGAGGTCCGACCGCCTCGGGAATCGCTGCTTGCCGGTTACGAAGCGATGCTGAAACGGCTGGAGACTTCGCGTGGAGGGAAACCGATCTGGCCCTACCTTGCCAGCGGGATTGGAAATGGACCTTGGGTCGAATTGGCCGATGGAAGCGTCAAACTGGATATGATTGGCGGGATCGGCGTCCATGGGGCGGGGCATAGTCATCCGGCGATTCTGGATGCGGCAGTCGACGCCGCGATTGAAGATACGTTGATGCAGGGAAACCTTCAGCAACATCCGCCCGGAATGGTGCTGAGCGAACGCCTGTTGGAATGGGCTGTCCAGCCGAATAGCCAGCAAGAATCTGCTGCTCTCGATCACTGCATGCTAAGTACCAGCGGCGCGATGGCCAATGAGAATGCACTTAAAATTGCGCTGCATCATGCCGCTCCGGCCGATCGTGTGATCGCATTTGAAAATGCATTTGCCGGACGGTCGTTGGCGATGGCGGCGATCACCGATCGACCCAATTACCGTCAGGGGCTGCCTCTGGCGTTGCAGGTCGACTATCTGCCGTTTCTTGATCCGGCCGATCCGGTAGGAAGTCAGCAGCGGGCCGTTGATGAACTGAAGCGACTGTTGAATCGCCATCCAGGGCGGTACGGGGCTTTTTGGGCCGAACCGTTTGCCGGTGAAGGAGGCTACTATTCGGGAAGTCACGATTTTCTGATGGCCCTTTGTCGACCGCTGAAGGAAGCGGGCGTGCCGATCATCTTTGATGAAGTGCAAGCTTTCTCGCGACTTAGCCGACCGTATGCCTTTCAGCATTACGGATTGGAATCGATGGTCGATATTGTGACGGTCGGCAAGATCACGCAGGTCTGTGCCACTTTGTACGGCGAGGCTTTTAAACCGAAAGGGCCGATCCTTAGTCAGACCTTTACCGGTGCGTCCGCTTCGATCGCAGCAGGATTGACCATGCTGGATCAATTGCAGCAGGCCAACTGTTTCGGTGAGGACGGAGCCAATATGCAGCGGCATCGCTATTTTGCCGCTGCTCTGGAAGGGTTGGCAAAGAAGTATCCAGGCAAGATTAGCGGCCCATTCGGTGAGGGGATGATGATCGCCTTCACGCCAGGGGATGGCCAGTTTGAAACCGCAAAGGCTCTGTTGGATACGCTCTATACCGAAGGTTTGTTGGGGTTCATCTGCGGTGCCCAGCCAACGCGAATTCGATTCCTCCCGCCGCCGGCGATCGCGACCAACGAACATATCGATCAAGCTTGCCAGATCCTGGATCGAGTTCTCGCAAAGGGCGAGGCAGAATAA
- a CDS encoding GYF domain-containing protein → MSEWFIQQAETELGPISSTALLDRIRDGSICQSTMVRKNDSAWFQAGSVGGLFEAAAQSTTEYFCPQCKSKVRKPPCFCPKCKVELKYARPKVTEHPIPGMKRSEKPKPQKSASVGRWLQRIKSPGDQNRRR, encoded by the coding sequence ATGTCTGAGTGGTTTATTCAGCAAGCGGAAACTGAACTGGGGCCGATTAGTAGTACTGCACTACTCGATCGGATTCGTGACGGTTCTATCTGCCAAAGCACAATGGTCCGGAAAAACGATTCGGCTTGGTTTCAAGCCGGTTCGGTTGGAGGGCTGTTCGAAGCGGCCGCGCAGTCGACAACGGAATACTTCTGCCCGCAGTGCAAATCGAAGGTGCGTAAGCCTCCCTGCTTTTGCCCCAAGTGCAAGGTTGAATTGAAGTACGCACGTCCGAAAGTGACGGAGCATCCAATTCCAGGGATGAAAAGGTCCGAAAAACCAAAGCCTCAGAAGAGCGCCTCGGTGGGCCGGTGGCTGCAACGCATCAAATCGCCCGGGGACCAAAACCGTCGCAGGTGA
- the tilS gene encoding tRNA lysidine(34) synthetase TilS, giving the protein MQRLERALVNSWAPSEWTAVPLLVAVSGGADSVALLIALTNVHRKQSGKGPLTVAHYNHALRSEASDQDALFVQRLANKLGWPCVSTKGSGPPAADEASLRNLRYDFLASLAHQIGARFVVTGHTQEDNVETVLHHLFRGTGPAGLGGVPRTRDLAEDVLLIRPLLNVPKSNLREALTEIGQEWREDATNQESIWKRNWLRNQLLPQIETEYPGASDRIAALIDQQQTLLLGLEQRACQWTDAYITAQQNAIVIQRPGDDDRFSSMHDHQAIRIHALRGLWDQQGWQRQAMARQHWERLSEVLGHQAAETFDLPGGVRASAREGGPLELQRPTNLASPSRQE; this is encoded by the coding sequence ATGCAACGTCTGGAACGGGCTTTAGTGAACAGCTGGGCCCCCTCCGAATGGACGGCAGTTCCTCTGTTAGTCGCTGTTAGCGGAGGCGCTGACAGTGTCGCGTTGCTGATCGCATTGACAAATGTTCACCGGAAGCAGAGCGGCAAGGGTCCGCTAACAGTCGCCCACTACAACCATGCCCTTCGATCCGAAGCATCGGACCAAGACGCCCTTTTTGTACAGCGATTGGCCAACAAACTGGGCTGGCCGTGCGTGTCGACCAAAGGATCTGGCCCCCCCGCAGCCGACGAAGCCTCCCTCCGAAACCTGCGCTACGATTTCCTTGCGTCCCTAGCCCACCAGATAGGTGCCCGCTTTGTGGTCACCGGACATACCCAAGAGGACAACGTGGAAACGGTGCTCCACCACCTGTTCCGCGGCACGGGACCGGCCGGACTGGGGGGGGTACCTCGAACGCGAGACCTGGCGGAAGACGTTCTGCTAATCCGCCCCCTCCTCAATGTCCCCAAATCAAACCTCCGAGAAGCCCTCACCGAAATCGGGCAGGAGTGGCGTGAAGATGCGACCAACCAAGAATCGATCTGGAAACGAAACTGGCTTCGCAATCAGCTGCTCCCCCAGATCGAAACCGAATACCCAGGAGCGAGCGACCGGATCGCGGCCCTTATCGACCAACAACAAACCCTGCTGCTAGGCCTGGAGCAACGGGCCTGCCAGTGGACAGATGCCTACATAACCGCTCAGCAGAATGCGATCGTCATCCAGCGTCCCGGCGATGACGATCGTTTTTCAAGCATGCACGATCACCAAGCGATCCGCATCCATGCACTGCGAGGATTGTGGGACCAACAAGGCTGGCAGCGACAAGCGATGGCCCGGCAACACTGGGAACGGCTGTCGGAGGTTTTGGGACACCAAGCGGCCGAGACCTTTGATTTGCCCGGAGGCGTCCGAGCCTCCGCACGCGAAGGCGGTCCTCTGGAACTGCAACGACCAACGAATTTGGCTTCCCCCTCTCGTCAAGAATAA
- the rny gene encoding ribonuclease Y, which translates to MLDPLTLITAVIATVFGSLLTLGIQKWVQTTKRRDAESEGERILTLARGEVANLKDRAALEAKEAAMMIKSQAEKEISEARENLRNDKRKLQQKHEQLVAHEESLRKQARGLENTQQRLTAQLETVGKQRLQLESAAKEQVAALQEVSGLTREEAVSRLMENLQQELEQEVGTIVLRHERRVTEIADSKAREILLTALQRYASAHTAESTTSTVDIPTDDMKGRIIGREGRNIRSFEKATGVDVIIDDTPGVVIVSGFDPVRREIGRMSLNKLIADGRIHPSRIEEVVEATQKEIDAFIVTKGQEAIEEVNIPGLPPKVVQMLGRLHFRTSYSQNVLRHSVEVAFISGMLAEMIGLDGDLARHCGLLHDIGKAADHELEGGHPKIGADLLKRHNQPPEVVHAAFGHHDEIITEYPYTMLVATADACSASRPGARRESLERYVKRMEELESIATGFAGVQQAFAIQAGRELRVIVSAQQTDDAKAAVICRNIAKAFEQQLTFPGEIKVTVVRESRFTEVAH; encoded by the coding sequence ATGCTCGACCCCCTGACACTGATCACTGCGGTGATCGCAACCGTTTTTGGTTCCCTTTTGACGCTGGGAATTCAAAAATGGGTTCAAACGACCAAACGACGCGACGCAGAAAGCGAAGGCGAACGCATATTGACACTGGCCCGCGGTGAAGTGGCCAACCTAAAAGACCGAGCCGCTTTGGAAGCCAAAGAGGCCGCGATGATGATCAAATCCCAAGCGGAAAAGGAAATCTCTGAAGCTCGCGAAAACCTTCGCAACGATAAACGAAAACTTCAGCAAAAGCATGAGCAATTGGTGGCTCATGAAGAGAGTCTTCGTAAGCAGGCAAGGGGATTGGAGAACACTCAGCAGCGCTTGACCGCTCAGTTGGAAACCGTCGGCAAGCAGCGTCTGCAGCTGGAATCGGCAGCGAAAGAGCAGGTCGCCGCACTCCAGGAAGTCAGCGGCTTGACTCGTGAGGAAGCGGTTTCGCGGTTGATGGAAAACCTGCAGCAGGAATTGGAACAAGAGGTTGGCACGATCGTGCTGCGCCATGAGCGACGTGTTACGGAGATCGCCGATAGTAAGGCGAGGGAAATCCTGCTGACGGCGCTTCAGCGATACGCTTCGGCCCATACGGCGGAATCGACCACCAGCACCGTCGATATTCCTACCGACGATATGAAGGGGCGGATCATTGGTCGCGAAGGTCGCAACATCCGCAGCTTTGAAAAAGCGACCGGAGTGGATGTCATTATCGACGATACGCCGGGCGTTGTGATCGTCAGCGGATTTGATCCCGTGCGACGCGAAATCGGCAGGATGTCGTTGAATAAACTGATCGCCGATGGCCGGATACATCCCTCTCGGATCGAGGAAGTCGTCGAAGCGACTCAGAAAGAGATCGATGCCTTTATTGTCACCAAAGGGCAGGAGGCGATCGAAGAGGTCAATATTCCTGGGCTGCCGCCCAAGGTGGTTCAGATGCTGGGGCGTCTGCATTTCCGCACCAGCTATAGCCAGAACGTTCTTCGGCATAGCGTCGAGGTTGCGTTTATCTCGGGCATGCTGGCCGAAATGATCGGGCTGGATGGGGATTTGGCTCGGCACTGTGGATTGCTGCACGATATTGGCAAGGCGGCGGATCATGAGTTGGAAGGGGGGCACCCAAAGATTGGGGCCGATTTGCTAAAACGACACAATCAGCCACCTGAAGTGGTGCACGCCGCTTTTGGGCACCATGACGAAATCATCACCGAATATCCTTACACGATGTTGGTGGCGACCGCCGACGCTTGCAGTGCCAGTCGCCCTGGGGCTCGCCGTGAATCGCTGGAACGCTACGTCAAACGGATGGAAGAACTGGAATCGATCGCAACCGGGTTCGCCGGCGTTCAGCAGGCGTTTGCAATTCAGGCTGGTCGTGAATTGCGTGTGATTGTTAGTGCACAGCAAACCGACGACGCGAAAGCGGCCGTGATCTGCCGAAACATCGCCAAAGCGTTCGAGCAGCAGTTGACGTTTCCGGGGGAAATTAAAGTCACGGTTGTCCGGGAAAGCCGCTTCACGGAGGTCGCCCATTGA
- a CDS encoding TIGR00282 family metallophosphoesterase, with protein sequence MIRILVLGDIVGKPGVAAVKSDLKSIRAQHNLDLVIANAENAADGSGLTIRQYDALLKAGVDAFTMGDHVYRKREIYTRLDTSDRIVKPGNFPEGSPGKTSVVVTARDGTQVAIFSLLGRVYTRPVDCPFVAAERILAEIPDDVKVRILDMHAEATSEKQLMGRFLDGRVSAVLGTHTHVPTADTTIFPGGTGFQCDLGMSGPYESIIGRNIERVLKTAISFEPVHYHVATDDVRLCGVLMEVDTETGKCVHIERFEHRIAAES encoded by the coding sequence TTGATCCGGATTCTGGTCCTGGGGGATATCGTTGGCAAACCGGGGGTTGCCGCGGTGAAGAGCGATTTGAAATCGATCCGCGCCCAACACAATCTGGACTTGGTCATCGCCAATGCTGAAAATGCCGCCGATGGTTCGGGGCTGACGATCCGGCAGTACGACGCCCTGTTAAAAGCAGGCGTCGACGCATTCACTATGGGAGACCATGTCTACCGCAAGCGGGAGATCTATACTCGTTTGGACACAAGCGACCGTATTGTCAAACCGGGTAACTTCCCTGAAGGGTCGCCCGGCAAAACGTCGGTCGTGGTCACCGCTCGCGATGGAACGCAGGTCGCGATTTTCTCGCTGTTAGGACGCGTCTACACGCGGCCGGTCGATTGTCCCTTTGTCGCAGCGGAACGCATTCTGGCGGAAATTCCAGACGATGTGAAAGTGCGAATTCTTGACATGCACGCCGAAGCGACAAGTGAAAAACAATTGATGGGACGCTTCCTGGATGGCCGTGTCTCCGCCGTTTTGGGGACCCATACCCATGTCCCCACTGCCGATACAACGATCTTCCCTGGGGGAACAGGTTTTCAATGTGACCTTGGGATGAGCGGGCCCTATGAGAGTATCATTGGTCGTAATATCGAACGCGTGCTCAAGACGGCAATTAGTTTCGAACCCGTTCACTACCATGTCGCTACCGACGATGTGCGGCTGTGTGGTGTCCTGATGGAGGTCGATACCGAGACAGGGAAATGCGTTCACATCG
- a CDS encoding sulfatase family protein translates to MLNDCQPPLNKGLSPMLMFVRLQAVLLGLLMVSYSQAATPSTNFVVINCDNLGYGDTQPFGSELHRTPSLNQMAAEGRKFTHFYSSAGVCTPSRASLMTGCYSQRIGMHDNPRDGWVLRPVSRYGLNPDEMTIAEVLKQQDYATAIIGKWHLGDQPEFLPTRQGFDYFYGIPYSDDMTARTWKNDGSKWPPLPLMQNETVIEAPTDRTTLTERYTSAATKWITEHQDSPFFLYLPHAMPGSTAHPYVGTAFAGKSANGPWGDSIEELDWSVGQILDHLKELNLAEKTLVIWTSDNGAPSNKNNFQRGSNLPLHGRGYSTSEGAFRVPMIAWQPGRIPAGTECSELSTMMDLLPTFAHLAGTSPDPKRPIDGLDISPLLLADEGATTPHEAFYYYSGAQLQAIRSGPWKLFLPIKPAGNHPHFSAAQPPAPLLFNVVEDIRCEQNVARQNPDIVFQLWTLAEQARDELGDQNRQGNGQRVRGELPVDKQPVAQSL, encoded by the coding sequence ATGTTGAACGATTGCCAACCGCCACTAAATAAAGGTCTCTCACCGATGCTGATGTTCGTTCGCTTGCAAGCTGTGCTGCTGGGACTGTTGATGGTCTCGTACAGCCAGGCCGCCACTCCGTCGACCAATTTTGTCGTGATCAATTGCGACAACTTGGGATATGGAGACACCCAGCCCTTCGGATCCGAACTGCATCGCACGCCTTCCTTAAACCAGATGGCTGCGGAGGGACGCAAATTCACACATTTCTATTCCTCGGCAGGTGTCTGCACGCCTTCGCGTGCCAGCCTGATGACAGGTTGTTATTCACAGCGAATTGGGATGCATGACAACCCTCGCGACGGCTGGGTCCTGCGTCCGGTCTCTCGATATGGTTTGAACCCTGATGAAATGACGATTGCAGAAGTTCTTAAACAGCAAGACTATGCGACGGCGATCATTGGCAAATGGCATCTTGGCGACCAACCGGAATTCCTACCGACGCGTCAAGGGTTTGATTACTTCTATGGGATTCCCTATAGCGATGACATGACCGCTCGGACATGGAAAAACGATGGTTCCAAGTGGCCACCACTTCCCCTGATGCAAAACGAAACGGTTATCGAAGCTCCCACGGATCGAACCACTTTGACCGAGCGATACACATCGGCGGCAACCAAGTGGATCACCGAACATCAGGACAGTCCCTTCTTCCTGTACCTGCCGCATGCGATGCCGGGCAGCACCGCACATCCGTATGTGGGGACCGCGTTTGCGGGCAAGAGCGCGAACGGGCCATGGGGAGATTCGATAGAGGAACTTGACTGGTCGGTTGGCCAGATATTGGATCATCTAAAGGAACTGAATCTTGCCGAAAAGACCTTGGTGATCTGGACCAGCGACAACGGAGCTCCCTCCAACAAGAACAATTTCCAGCGGGGTTCCAACCTTCCTCTTCACGGCCGCGGCTATAGCACCAGCGAAGGAGCCTTTCGCGTTCCCATGATCGCATGGCAACCGGGCCGAATTCCCGCGGGCACCGAATGTTCAGAGCTATCAACCATGATGGACCTGCTACCAACATTCGCGCACCTGGCAGGAACAAGCCCCGATCCGAAGCGTCCCATTGACGGGTTAGACATCAGCCCTCTGCTACTGGCAGATGAAGGCGCGACAACGCCTCACGAAGCTTTCTACTATTACTCGGGGGCTCAATTGCAAGCGATTCGCAGCGGACCGTGGAAACTGTTTCTTCCGATCAAACCGGCCGGCAATCATCCCCACTTCTCAGCGGCTCAGCCCCCCGCTCCACTGCTGTTCAACGTTGTCGAAGATATCCGCTGCGAACAGAACGTCGCCCGTCAAAATCCGGACATCGTGTTTCAATTGTGGACACTTGCAGAACAGGCCCGCGATGAACTGGGGGATCAAAATCGCCAAGGAAACGGACAACGCGTCCGAGGTGAACTACCGGTCGACAAGCAACCGGTGGCGCAATCCCTCTAG
- a CDS encoding sugar phosphate isomerase/epimerase family protein, with protein MIIAATLECLPDRCFEDAIELLNDLEFTAVEIDLHSDGHVDPADLLTVPEKVVHQVRHSHRMEISGYSIDLKQSGAEHYALFDEICKFAKATRVVTLTVPSAELGTPFNEEVEHLQRLVDLAEAQGARVAVKCELGRLSEDPDTLMVLCDNVHGLGITMDPSVFICGPAKNKNLDRILKYVYNIHLRDSLPDKFHASVGQGEIDYGKWVSLLERERYNRALTVSIPPTEGLDHRVELRKLRRLLESLI; from the coding sequence ATGATAATTGCTGCAACTTTGGAGTGTCTTCCTGACCGCTGTTTTGAAGATGCAATTGAGCTGTTGAATGATTTAGAGTTCACAGCGGTTGAAATTGATTTGCATTCCGATGGGCATGTTGATCCTGCAGACCTACTGACTGTCCCTGAGAAGGTGGTGCATCAGGTGCGTCATTCGCACCGGATGGAAATCAGTGGGTATAGCATTGACCTGAAGCAATCAGGTGCCGAACACTACGCCCTGTTCGACGAGATTTGCAAGTTCGCCAAAGCGACTCGCGTGGTCACGTTGACCGTCCCTTCGGCCGAACTGGGGACTCCTTTCAACGAGGAAGTCGAACATTTGCAGCGGTTGGTCGATCTGGCCGAAGCTCAGGGAGCTCGAGTCGCTGTGAAGTGCGAACTGGGGCGGTTGAGCGAAGACCCTGATACATTGATGGTCTTGTGCGACAACGTGCATGGTCTGGGAATCACGATGGACCCGAGTGTCTTCATCTGTGGGCCAGCAAAGAACAAAAATTTGGATCGGATTCTAAAATACGTCTATAACATCCATCTGCGGGATTCCTTGCCAGACAAGTTCCATGCCAGCGTCGGGCAGGGTGAAATTGACTATGGAAAATGGGTATCCTTGTTGGAGCGGGAGCGGTACAACCGCGCGTTGACCGTTTCGATCCCTCCCACCGAGGGTTTGGATCACCGAGTGGAACTGCGGAAGTTACGACGATTGCTGGAAAGCCTGATCTAG